Proteins encoded together in one Streptomyces umbrinus window:
- a CDS encoding DUF885 domain-containing protein: protein MSQTKNPLPREVADTYVDELIALDPVTGTYLGVKESSGSLPDTSPAGQDALAALARATLARLDEAERQPGADSDIERRCARLLRERLTAELAVHDAEESLRAVGNLHTAVHAVREVFTVTPTDTDEDWAAIAQRLRAVPTALDGYRESLSLGLERKLYAGPRPTATFIEQLTEWSDTDGSGRGWFEDFASAGPEPLRAELDEAAGAATAAVVALRDWMRDVYAPAIEGSPNTVGRERYARWSRYFNGTDLDLDEAYAYGWAEYHRLLAEMKKEAEKVLPGAGTPWVALAHLDEHGKHIEGVDEVREWLQGLMDQAIEELDGTHFELAERVRKVESRIAPPGSVAAPYYTAPSEDFSRPGRTWLPTMGQTRFPVYDLVSTWYHEGVPGHHLQLAQWAHVAENLSRYQATIGGVSANCEGWALYAERLMDELGYLKDAEERLGYLDAQMMRAARVIVDIGMHLELEIPAESPFHPGERWTPELAQEFFGAHSSRPADFVESELTRYLSIPGQAIGYKLGERAWLLGRENARKRHGDAFDAKAWHMAALSQGSLGLDDLVDELSRL from the coding sequence ATGTCACAGACGAAGAACCCGCTGCCCCGCGAGGTCGCCGACACCTACGTCGACGAGCTCATCGCCCTCGACCCGGTCACCGGTACGTATCTCGGCGTGAAGGAGAGTTCGGGCTCATTGCCCGACACCTCGCCCGCCGGCCAGGACGCGCTCGCCGCACTCGCGCGGGCCACACTGGCGCGGCTCGACGAGGCGGAGCGGCAGCCCGGCGCGGACAGTGACATCGAGCGCCGCTGCGCACGCCTGCTCCGCGAGCGGCTCACCGCCGAACTCGCCGTGCACGACGCCGAGGAGAGCCTGCGGGCCGTCGGCAACCTGCATACCGCCGTGCACGCGGTGCGCGAGGTGTTCACCGTGACGCCCACGGACACGGACGAGGACTGGGCCGCCATCGCCCAGCGGCTGCGCGCCGTCCCGACGGCCCTCGACGGCTACCGTGAATCCCTCTCGCTAGGCCTGGAGCGCAAGCTGTACGCGGGCCCGCGCCCCACCGCGACGTTCATCGAACAGCTCACGGAATGGTCGGACACCGACGGTTCGGGCCGCGGCTGGTTCGAGGACTTCGCCTCGGCCGGCCCCGAGCCGCTGCGCGCGGAACTCGACGAGGCCGCGGGCGCGGCGACCGCCGCAGTCGTCGCCCTGCGCGACTGGATGCGCGACGTGTACGCGCCCGCGATCGAGGGCTCGCCGAACACCGTGGGCCGCGAGCGGTACGCGCGCTGGTCGCGCTACTTCAACGGCACGGATCTCGATCTGGACGAGGCGTACGCGTACGGCTGGGCCGAGTACCACCGGCTCCTCGCAGAGATGAAGAAGGAGGCCGAGAAGGTCCTGCCCGGCGCCGGGACCCCGTGGGTGGCGCTCGCGCACCTCGACGAGCACGGCAAGCACATCGAGGGCGTCGACGAGGTCCGCGAGTGGCTGCAGGGCCTGATGGACCAGGCGATCGAGGAACTGGACGGCACACACTTCGAACTCGCCGAGCGGGTACGGAAGGTGGAGTCCCGGATCGCCCCGCCGGGCAGCGTCGCGGCCCCCTACTACACGGCACCGTCAGAGGACTTCTCACGCCCCGGCCGTACGTGGCTGCCGACGATGGGGCAGACCCGCTTCCCGGTGTACGACCTGGTCTCGACCTGGTACCACGAGGGCGTCCCCGGCCATCATCTCCAGCTTGCGCAGTGGGCGCACGTCGCCGAGAACCTCTCCCGCTACCAGGCGACCATCGGCGGTGTCAGCGCCAACTGCGAGGGCTGGGCGCTCTACGCGGAGCGTCTGATGGACGAACTCGGCTATCTCAAGGACGCGGAGGAACGCCTCGGCTATCTGGACGCCCAGATGATGCGCGCGGCCCGTGTCATCGTCGACATCGGCATGCACCTGGAGCTGGAGATCCCGGCGGAATCGCCCTTCCACCCGGGCGAGCGCTGGACTCCCGAGCTGGCGCAGGAGTTCTTCGGCGCGCACAGCAGCCGCCCGGCGGACTTCGTGGAGAGCGAGTTGACCCGCTACCTCTCGATCCCCGGCCAGGCCATCGGCTACAAGCTCGGCGAGCGCGCCTGGCTGCTGGGCCGTGAGAACGCGAGGAAGCGCCACGGCGACGCGTTCGACGCGAAGGCCTGGCACATGGCCGCCCTGTCCCAGGGGTCGCTGGGTCTGGACGACCTGGTGGACGAGCTGTCCCGGCTCTGA
- a CDS encoding Lrp/AsnC family transcriptional regulator, which yields MAESVVLDPVDLHLLRLLQNDARATYRDLAAQVGVAPSTCLDRVTRLRRAGIILGHQLRLDPAKLGRGLEALLSVQVRPHRRELVGPFVERIRALPESRTVFHLTGPDDYLVHVAVADMADLQRLVLDGFTAHREVARVETRLIFQQWDCGPLLPPEPAGITPAAKSG from the coding sequence ATGGCCGAATCCGTCGTACTGGACCCGGTGGATCTCCATCTTCTGCGGTTGCTGCAGAACGACGCCCGGGCCACCTATCGCGACCTCGCCGCACAGGTGGGGGTCGCGCCCTCCACGTGCCTGGACCGGGTGACCCGTCTGCGCCGGGCGGGCATCATCCTGGGCCATCAGCTGCGGCTCGATCCGGCCAAGCTTGGGCGCGGTCTGGAGGCGTTGCTGTCCGTGCAGGTCAGGCCGCACCGGCGGGAGTTGGTCGGCCCGTTCGTGGAGCGGATCAGGGCGCTGCCCGAGTCCCGAACCGTGTTCCACCTCACCGGGCCCGACGACTACCTCGTCCATGTCGCCGTCGCGGACATGGCGGATCTGCAGCGGCTGGTCCTCGACGGCTTCACCGCACACCGCGAGGTGGCCCGCGTCGAGACCCGGCTGATCTTCCAGCAGTGGGACTGCGGGCCCCTGCTGCCGCCCGAGCCCGCGGGGATCACGCCCGCGGCGAAATCGGGCTGA
- a CDS encoding trans-sulfuration enzyme family protein, with translation MASGVRGSALDAAPGRGTGGPRALATEAVHAGRDDLARQGLHAVPIDLSTTYPSYDSRGEAARIDAFATDGAEPEGPPVYGRLGNPTVARFETALARLEGTESAVAFASGMAALSAVLLVRNAMGLRHVVAVRPLYGCSDHLLTAGLLGSEVTWVDPAGIADALRPDTGLVLVESPANPTLAELDLRAIAHACGSVPLLADNTFATPVLQRPAEQGARLVLHSATKYLGGHGDVMAGVVACDEEFAGRLRQVRFATGGVLHPLAGYLLLRGLSTLPVRVRAASANAAELARRLAADPRVARVHYPRLGGAMIAFEIHGDPHEVIAAVRLVTPAVSLGSVDTLIQHPASISHRIVDAEDRRHSGVSDRLLRLSVGLEDVEDLWRDLDGALGG, from the coding sequence ATGGCGAGCGGCGTGCGGGGCTCGGCCCTCGATGCCGCGCCGGGCCGGGGTACCGGAGGCCCGCGCGCGCTGGCCACCGAAGCCGTGCACGCCGGTCGGGACGATCTGGCCCGGCAGGGGCTGCACGCCGTGCCGATCGATCTGTCCACGACCTATCCGTCGTACGACAGCCGGGGTGAGGCGGCCCGGATCGACGCCTTCGCCACGGACGGGGCCGAGCCGGAGGGCCCGCCGGTCTACGGCCGCCTCGGCAACCCGACCGTCGCCCGCTTCGAGACCGCCCTCGCCCGCCTGGAGGGCACCGAGAGCGCCGTCGCGTTCGCGAGCGGCATGGCCGCGCTGAGTGCCGTGCTGCTCGTACGGAACGCCATGGGCCTGCGCCATGTCGTGGCCGTGCGACCCCTGTACGGATGCAGCGACCACCTGCTGACGGCAGGGTTGCTCGGGTCCGAGGTGACGTGGGTCGACCCGGCGGGCATCGCGGATGCCCTACGGCCGGACACCGGTCTCGTACTGGTCGAGTCGCCCGCCAATCCGACGCTTGCCGAACTCGATCTGCGGGCGATCGCCCACGCCTGCGGAAGCGTTCCGCTGCTCGCCGACAACACGTTCGCCACGCCGGTGCTGCAACGCCCCGCCGAACAGGGCGCGCGGCTCGTGCTGCACAGCGCCACCAAGTACCTGGGCGGGCACGGTGACGTGATGGCGGGGGTGGTGGCCTGCGACGAGGAGTTCGCCGGGCGGCTTCGGCAGGTCCGGTTCGCCACCGGGGGTGTGCTGCATCCGCTCGCCGGCTATCTGCTGCTGCGCGGGCTGTCGACCCTGCCCGTACGCGTGCGTGCCGCCTCCGCGAACGCCGCCGAACTGGCCCGGCGCCTCGCCGCCGACCCACGTGTCGCCCGGGTCCACTATCCGAGGCTCGGCGGCGCCATGATCGCCTTCGAGATCCACGGCGATCCGCACGAGGTGATAGCCGCCGTCCGCCTCGTCACCCCGGCGGTGAGCCTCGGCAGCGTCGACACCCTGATCCAGCATCCGGCCTCGATCAGCCACCGCATCGTGGACGCGGAGGACCGCCGCCACAGCGGGGTGAGCGACCGGCTGCTGCGGCTGTCGGTGGGGCTGGAGGACGTGGAGGATCTTTGGCGGGATCTGGATGGGGCGTTGGGTGGGTGA
- a CDS encoding GNAT family N-acetyltransferase, with translation MSQVTRAKNGRPVHHWRRDLVELAALFTAVAVADAVANLIGHGPDGPTLLLISAVVLVATAGFHTWWSRRHGHAPPTGDTGSRPTAAVRTAGASEADATATEAVTGETVLWRMRTTVRDEPGSLASLCAALAGQRVDILSLQTHPLAEGTVDEFLLRVPAQVSAADVTRAVSHAGGAGTWIERADAHDLVDAPTRVLGLATRTALDAAELPLALRQLLGRCTIRSLPAGSVRGDRADEAAPVEGALEDTVMRLRAPEGGVITVERPYLPFTPTEFARARALVELDARLGPRVPRSQDVLTLPQGNDITVRRADAGDVDAAKAMHERCSPRTLGMRYHGPVGDADKYLNHLLSPRFGRTLAVQTASGRIVGLGHLLWDGDETEIALLVEDDWQRRGIGSELLGRLVTMAVEAGCESVYAVTQSSNTGMVAAMRGLDLPLDYQIEEGTLVITARLDAAAVSSRLSYDAAQQHHPEHSVRD, from the coding sequence ATGTCTCAAGTGACGCGTGCGAAAAATGGCCGGCCGGTCCACCACTGGCGCCGGGATCTCGTCGAACTGGCCGCGCTGTTCACGGCGGTGGCGGTGGCAGACGCCGTGGCGAACCTGATCGGGCACGGCCCCGACGGCCCCACCCTCCTCCTGATCTCGGCGGTCGTGCTGGTCGCCACGGCGGGCTTCCACACATGGTGGTCACGCCGCCACGGCCATGCCCCTCCGACAGGCGATACCGGCTCCCGGCCGACCGCCGCCGTGCGGACCGCCGGGGCGTCCGAGGCGGACGCGACCGCAACCGAGGCCGTCACCGGGGAGACCGTGCTGTGGCGGATGCGGACCACCGTTCGCGACGAGCCGGGATCGCTGGCGTCGCTGTGCGCGGCGCTGGCGGGGCAGCGGGTCGACATCCTCAGCCTCCAGACGCATCCGCTGGCCGAGGGCACCGTGGACGAGTTCCTGCTTCGTGTTCCCGCACAGGTCTCGGCCGCCGACGTCACCCGGGCGGTGTCCCACGCGGGCGGCGCCGGCACCTGGATCGAGCGGGCCGACGCCCACGACCTGGTGGACGCGCCCACCCGGGTACTGGGCCTGGCCACCCGCACGGCCCTGGACGCGGCCGAACTACCATTGGCGCTGCGGCAGTTGCTGGGTCGGTGCACGATCCGGTCGCTGCCCGCCGGCTCGGTGCGCGGTGATCGCGCGGACGAAGCGGCGCCCGTCGAGGGGGCACTCGAGGACACTGTGATGCGGCTGCGTGCCCCGGAAGGCGGAGTGATCACTGTGGAGCGGCCGTATCTGCCGTTCACGCCCACCGAGTTCGCGCGGGCCCGGGCGCTGGTCGAGCTGGACGCCCGGCTCGGTCCGCGTGTCCCGCGCAGCCAGGACGTCCTCACGCTGCCGCAGGGCAACGACATCACCGTGCGCCGCGCCGACGCCGGTGACGTCGACGCCGCGAAGGCCATGCACGAGCGGTGCTCGCCGCGCACGCTGGGCATGCGCTATCACGGTCCGGTCGGCGACGCCGACAAGTACCTCAACCACCTGCTCAGCCCCCGTTTCGGGCGCACCCTCGCCGTGCAGACCGCGTCGGGGCGCATCGTCGGGCTCGGGCATCTCCTCTGGGACGGCGACGAGACGGAGATCGCGCTGCTCGTCGAGGACGACTGGCAGCGCCGCGGTATCGGCAGCGAACTGCTCGGCCGACTGGTGACGATGGCCGTCGAGGCCGGCTGCGAGAGCGTGTACGCCGTCACGCAGTCGTCCAACACCGGCATGGTCGCCGCGATGCGCGGCCTGGACCTGCCCCTCGACTACCAGATCGAGGAAGGCACGCTCGTCATCACGGCCCGCCTCGACGCGGCAGCGGTGAGTTCGCGGCTGTCGTACGACGCGGCCCAGCAGCACCACCCGGAGCACTCCGTGCGGGACTGA
- a CDS encoding DUF7824 domain-containing protein gives MSGAVSANEALLRAVQAGRMGEAAGLLDGMTDGERRACLPALKDLRKELRAAPWDAASRKAYPALHAAGAACHTGAAGTATWLTAADLRWSQASPGVLLHVLGDRERDWLGDVAHRLAERPPLAQVPYELMSGLVRLSGCPVPTTETYVVGWIEQVGSLWQRGDTILQRLRQDPYTAELVAAVFEIPDIGSRLDWLFGDGPDSWFNALAQLTREGTLDRKATVDACVARLLRGGVPSDSRVFLRLLTALELTRDEERERAADWLALASDAASTVASHAQSVLGSLALDGELTPRQLAEMSGGVLFRTEKKLVRAQLVLLGKALRRDPSSAAELLPAVAQAFGHEDTDVQERALKLVERHLTGASPEVRGEVADAAGELSPGLRLRATETLGLDGADQVPEPYAELLPPAPEPARVPPAPDSAVELAEEVGALLASGGDVAAFERTLDGLVRHGYRDRDALAEALKPVVSRLWWVDADPQYTSVEKYFRADPHGLEVVLATLLGQVSTATLHRADQHGPMTDPCVHSAVAVAFNARLWEAAHRLRADPLPFLLATPTWGSGLLEPDELVARLDEYRRLGARPGEADFTQALLRVRRDDSAAATAAAEQAAALGTAEGNRLALWLTTDGPSMPRSSRRTSGVRILLELGELDGLPGEFPPAFRRLGRPVGLFEARAYCAHYWDRAERHHWLAVVPGRRELVAARLLRELSSVAVEGTRGDASVLPLLAEAPGEAGEAVHLGVAYGLGARHPEDRLSAVDALLVLAARGQLDAERLGADLGQLMHRGAVKPLRLAESVRTAATTGAYGTVWEILRAALPVLLADLATDGAAASARGFGELLTVAAECAERTGARGCMAHLEQAADRRGSSRLVTQARRLRATLDHGVAA, from the coding sequence ATGAGCGGTGCGGTGTCGGCGAATGAAGCGTTGCTGAGGGCTGTGCAGGCCGGGCGGATGGGCGAGGCCGCGGGGCTGCTGGACGGAATGACGGATGGTGAACGACGGGCGTGTCTGCCCGCGTTGAAGGACCTCCGCAAGGAGTTGCGGGCCGCGCCCTGGGACGCCGCGTCGCGGAAGGCGTATCCCGCGCTGCACGCGGCCGGGGCGGCCTGCCACACCGGAGCGGCCGGGACTGCGACCTGGCTCACCGCCGCCGATCTGCGCTGGTCCCAGGCCTCGCCCGGAGTGCTGCTCCATGTGCTGGGCGACCGGGAGCGCGACTGGCTGGGCGACGTGGCGCACCGCCTCGCGGAGCGCCCGCCGCTCGCCCAGGTGCCGTACGAGCTGATGTCGGGCCTTGTACGGCTCTCCGGTTGCCCGGTGCCGACGACCGAGACCTACGTGGTGGGCTGGATCGAACAGGTCGGCAGCCTGTGGCAACGCGGGGACACCATCCTTCAGCGGCTTCGCCAGGACCCGTACACGGCGGAGCTGGTCGCCGCCGTCTTCGAGATCCCGGACATCGGGAGCCGCCTGGACTGGCTGTTCGGTGACGGCCCGGACAGCTGGTTCAACGCGCTCGCGCAGCTCACCCGCGAAGGCACTCTCGACCGGAAGGCCACGGTCGACGCCTGTGTGGCCCGTCTGCTCCGCGGCGGCGTGCCGTCCGACTCCCGGGTGTTCCTGCGGCTGCTGACGGCGCTGGAGCTGACCCGGGACGAGGAGCGGGAGCGGGCCGCCGACTGGCTGGCGCTCGCCTCCGACGCGGCGTCCACGGTGGCCTCGCACGCCCAGTCGGTGCTCGGCTCCCTCGCGCTGGACGGCGAGTTGACGCCCCGGCAGCTCGCGGAGATGTCCGGCGGTGTGCTCTTCCGTACGGAAAAGAAGCTGGTCCGGGCTCAGCTCGTACTGCTCGGGAAGGCGCTCCGGCGCGACCCGTCGAGCGCGGCAGAGCTGCTCCCCGCGGTGGCCCAGGCCTTCGGACACGAGGACACGGACGTGCAGGAGCGGGCGCTGAAGCTGGTCGAGCGCCACCTCACCGGGGCATCCCCGGAGGTGCGGGGCGAAGTGGCCGACGCGGCCGGGGAGTTGAGCCCGGGACTGCGCCTGCGCGCCACGGAGACGCTGGGCCTGGACGGGGCCGACCAGGTGCCGGAGCCCTATGCGGAGCTGCTCCCGCCCGCGCCCGAGCCGGCTCGGGTCCCGCCCGCGCCGGACTCGGCGGTCGAGCTGGCGGAGGAGGTCGGCGCCCTGCTGGCGTCCGGGGGTGACGTGGCGGCGTTCGAGCGCACCCTGGACGGTCTGGTGCGGCACGGGTACCGGGACCGGGACGCGCTGGCCGAAGCGCTGAAGCCCGTGGTCTCGCGGCTCTGGTGGGTCGACGCCGACCCGCAGTACACCTCGGTGGAGAAGTACTTCCGCGCGGACCCGCACGGCCTGGAGGTCGTGCTCGCGACCCTGCTGGGCCAGGTGAGTACGGCCACGCTGCACAGGGCCGACCAGCACGGGCCGATGACGGACCCCTGTGTGCACAGCGCGGTGGCCGTCGCCTTCAACGCCCGTCTGTGGGAAGCGGCCCACCGGCTGCGCGCCGACCCACTGCCGTTCCTGCTGGCCACGCCGACGTGGGGGTCGGGCCTTCTGGAGCCGGACGAGTTGGTGGCCCGCCTCGACGAGTACCGCCGGCTGGGCGCCCGGCCAGGGGAGGCCGACTTCACCCAGGCACTGCTCCGGGTGCGGCGCGACGACAGCGCAGCGGCCACTGCAGCCGCCGAACAGGCAGCGGCTCTCGGCACGGCGGAAGGCAACCGGCTGGCGCTGTGGCTCACGACCGACGGCCCGTCCATGCCCAGAAGCAGCCGACGCACCTCAGGGGTCCGCATCCTGCTCGAACTCGGCGAACTCGACGGATTGCCGGGAGAGTTCCCCCCGGCCTTCCGACGGCTCGGCCGGCCCGTGGGACTCTTCGAGGCGCGCGCATACTGCGCCCACTACTGGGACCGGGCCGAGCGACACCACTGGCTGGCCGTGGTGCCCGGGCGGCGGGAGCTGGTGGCCGCGCGACTGCTGCGCGAACTCTCCTCGGTCGCGGTGGAGGGCACCCGTGGCGATGCCTCCGTACTGCCGCTGCTCGCCGAGGCGCCGGGCGAGGCGGGTGAGGCCGTGCATCTCGGTGTGGCGTACGGGCTGGGCGCGCGCCACCCGGAGGACCGGCTCAGTGCGGTGGACGCGCTGCTGGTGCTGGCCGCGCGAGGGCAGTTGGACGCCGAGAGACTCGGCGCGGATCTGGGGCAGCTGATGCACCGCGGGGCGGTGAAGCCGCTTCGGCTCGCCGAGTCCGTACGGACCGCGGCGACGACCGGCGCGTACGGCACCGTCTGGGAGATACTCCGCGCCGCGCTCCCCGTGCTGCTCGCCGATCTCGCGACGGACGGCGCCGCCGCGTCAGCCCGAGGGTTCGGGGAGCTGCTGACCGTCGCCGCCGAATGCGCCGAACGGACGGGAGCGCGCGGCTGCATGGCACATCTCGAACAGGCGGCGGACCGGCGTGGTTCGTCCCGGCTCGTCACCCAGGCCCGCCGGCTGCGCGCCACACTGGATCACGGGGTGGCCGCCTGA
- a CDS encoding alkaline phosphatase D family protein has product MSHRPPNPFPGRRSVLRGSLAASAALALPSSVGTAPSFALSGRPKAQWGVQAGDVTTNSGLVWVRSDRPARMIVETSATESFRRPKRWHGPLLGADTDFTGTVPLRGLPAGEQIHYRVTLADPDDYRRTGEPVPGTFRTAPAKRRQDVRFLWSGDIVGQGWGINPDIGGLFAYEEMRRLNPDFFLCSGDTIYADGPLSASVTLPDGRVWRNVTTEEKSKVAETLAEYRGNFRYSLLDENVRRFNAQVPTITQWDDHEVVNNWYPGEILTDARYTVKDVDTLASRARKAFSEYFPISTLPSTGEDGRVHRVVRHGPLLDVFVLDMRTYRNANSPGRQTDDTNGILGAEQLVWLKRELARSRAVWKVIASDMPLGLVVPDGATDIEAVAQGDPGAPLGRELQIAELLRFVKHRRITGTVWLTADVHYTSAQHYDPSRAAFKDFAPFWEFVSGPLAAGGFQANALDGTFGPDRVFVKAPDRANVSPMESPQYFGEVDIDGGSGELTVRLRATGGAVLFTKVLQPGRVGQ; this is encoded by the coding sequence ATGTCACACCGCCCGCCGAACCCGTTCCCCGGCCGCCGCAGCGTACTGCGCGGCTCGCTCGCCGCGTCGGCGGCGCTCGCCCTGCCCTCTTCCGTCGGCACGGCCCCCTCGTTCGCCCTGTCCGGCCGGCCGAAGGCGCAGTGGGGTGTGCAGGCCGGAGACGTGACCACGAACTCCGGCCTCGTCTGGGTGCGTTCCGACCGTCCCGCGCGCATGATCGTGGAGACCTCCGCGACCGAGTCGTTCCGCAGGCCGAAACGGTGGCACGGCCCGCTCCTGGGCGCCGACACCGACTTCACGGGTACGGTCCCGCTGCGCGGTCTCCCTGCGGGCGAGCAGATCCACTACCGGGTGACGCTGGCCGACCCGGACGACTACCGCCGCACCGGTGAGCCCGTACCGGGCACCTTCCGGACCGCCCCCGCCAAGCGGCGCCAGGACGTCCGGTTCCTCTGGTCCGGCGACATAGTGGGCCAGGGCTGGGGCATCAACCCGGACATCGGCGGCCTCTTCGCGTACGAGGAGATGCGCCGTCTGAACCCGGACTTCTTCCTGTGCAGCGGCGACACGATCTACGCGGACGGCCCCCTGTCGGCGTCCGTGACGCTCCCGGACGGCCGTGTCTGGCGGAACGTCACCACCGAGGAGAAGTCCAAGGTCGCGGAGACCCTCGCCGAGTACCGGGGCAACTTCCGCTACTCGCTGCTCGACGAGAACGTACGCCGGTTCAACGCGCAGGTGCCGACGATCACCCAGTGGGACGACCACGAGGTCGTCAACAACTGGTACCCGGGCGAGATCCTCACCGACGCCCGCTACACGGTGAAGGACGTCGACACGCTGGCCTCCCGCGCCCGCAAGGCGTTCAGCGAGTACTTCCCGATCTCCACGCTCCCCTCCACGGGCGAGGACGGCCGGGTGCACCGCGTCGTGCGCCACGGTCCGCTGCTGGACGTGTTCGTGCTCGACATGCGCACGTACCGCAACGCCAACTCCCCGGGCCGGCAGACCGACGACACCAACGGCATCCTGGGCGCGGAGCAGCTGGTCTGGCTGAAGCGGGAGCTGGCACGGTCACGCGCCGTGTGGAAGGTGATCGCCTCGGACATGCCGCTCGGCCTGGTCGTGCCGGACGGCGCGACGGACATCGAGGCCGTCGCGCAGGGCGACCCTGGCGCGCCGCTCGGCCGCGAGCTCCAGATCGCGGAGCTGCTGCGGTTCGTCAAGCACCGCAGGATCACCGGCACGGTGTGGCTGACGGCGGACGTTCACTACACCTCGGCGCAGCACTACGACCCGTCGCGCGCGGCCTTCAAGGACTTCGCCCCGTTCTGGGAGTTCGTCTCCGGTCCGCTGGCCGCGGGCGGTTTCCAGGCGAACGCGCTGGACGGCACGTTCGGTCCGGACCGGGTCTTCGTCAAGGCACCCGACAGGGCGAACGTCTCGCCGATGGAGTCCCCGCAGTACTTCGGCGAGGTCGACATCGACGGTGGCAGCGGCGAACTGACGGTCCGTCTGCGGGCCACCGGCGGGGCGGTGCTGTTCACGAAGGTGCTTCAGCCGGGGCGTGTGGGCCAGTAG
- the pdxR gene encoding MocR-like pyridoxine biosynthesis transcription factor PdxR, whose product MTSSGTNPDTPGEAEWAAAWELLLPAASAPARARGRSLQAALREAVRSGRLASGTRLPSSRELAADLGVSRGLVTEAYEQLTAEGYLRSDRGAGTWVGGAVRAALPRARDLAPRSPGARADFLPGTPDLSLFPRAAWSAAQRGVLAELPHHTLGYPDPRGLPRLRTALAELLARRRGVVADPERVMVVSGVAQAMTLLGFVLHARGVRTVGVEDPASPEHGTLYASAGIGTVPLPLDDEGLATGPLRASGVRAVVTTPAHQFPSGIAYSARRRTELLDWARAVDGLVVEDDYDGDFRYDRAPVGALQGLDPERVAYTGSVSKSLAPGLRLGWLLVPEALAEEVVERKRTMDLGNPVVDQALLARFVERGDYDRQLRRCQRAYKERRDTLVAALEDHFPGAEISGIAAGLHVIASLPDRYGPQDRFLTRTAAAGIALRPLTAYTRAPTEDDVVRLVLGYAHVPPTRIRVGVRLMAAAVIPAQ is encoded by the coding sequence ATGACGTCATCGGGGACCAATCCGGATACGCCCGGAGAGGCGGAGTGGGCCGCCGCGTGGGAGCTGCTCCTGCCGGCCGCTTCGGCACCGGCACGCGCGCGTGGCCGTTCGCTGCAGGCCGCGCTGCGCGAGGCGGTCCGTTCGGGGCGGCTGGCGTCCGGCACCCGGCTGCCGTCCAGCCGTGAACTCGCCGCCGATCTCGGGGTGTCCCGGGGCCTGGTCACCGAGGCGTACGAGCAGTTGACCGCGGAGGGCTATCTGCGCAGCGACCGGGGTGCCGGGACGTGGGTCGGCGGGGCCGTCCGGGCCGCCCTCCCCCGCGCGCGGGACCTCGCTCCCCGCTCCCCCGGCGCCCGGGCCGACTTCCTGCCCGGCACGCCCGATCTGTCGCTCTTCCCGCGCGCTGCCTGGTCGGCCGCGCAGCGCGGGGTGCTCGCCGAACTGCCGCACCACACGCTGGGATACCCGGACCCGCGTGGGCTGCCCCGGCTGCGTACGGCTCTCGCGGAGCTGCTGGCCCGTCGCCGGGGCGTGGTCGCGGATCCGGAGCGGGTGATGGTCGTCTCCGGTGTGGCGCAGGCGATGACACTGCTCGGATTCGTCCTCCACGCGCGCGGGGTGCGCACCGTCGGTGTGGAGGATCCCGCGAGCCCCGAGCACGGCACCCTGTACGCGTCGGCGGGCATCGGCACCGTACCGCTGCCCCTGGACGACGAAGGGCTGGCCACCGGGCCGCTCCGGGCGTCGGGCGTACGGGCGGTGGTGACGACGCCGGCGCACCAGTTCCCGTCGGGGATCGCGTACTCGGCTCGGCGCCGCACCGAACTTCTCGACTGGGCACGCGCCGTGGACGGGCTCGTCGTGGAGGACGACTACGACGGGGACTTCCGGTACGACCGGGCCCCGGTGGGCGCCCTTCAGGGACTCGATCCGGAGCGCGTCGCGTACACGGGGTCGGTCAGCAAGTCCCTGGCACCGGGGCTGCGGCTCGGCTGGCTGCTGGTGCCGGAGGCGCTGGCCGAGGAGGTCGTCGAGCGCAAGCGCACGATGGACCTCGGCAATCCCGTCGTCGACCAGGCGCTGCTCGCCCGCTTCGTGGAACGCGGCGACTACGACCGCCAACTCCGCCGCTGCCAGCGCGCGTACAAGGAGCGCCGCGACACGCTCGTCGCGGCCCTGGAGGACCACTTCCCCGGCGCGGAGATCTCCGGCATCGCCGCCGGCCTCCACGTCATCGCGTCCCTGCCCGACCGCTACGGACCACAGGACCGCTTCCTGACCCGAACGGCCGCGGCAGGCATCGCCCTCCGCCCCCTCACGGCCTACACACGCGCTCCGACGGAGGACGACGTGGTGCGCCTGGTACTCGGATACGCCCACGTCCCCCCGACACGCATCCGAGTGGGCGTGCGCCTGATGGCGGCGGCGGTGATCCCGGCCCAGTAA